In the Dietzia lutea genome, GAATCCAGCGGCTGCAGCGGCGGGTGGTCTTGGCCCGCGGCTCAGCCAACGCCGGCATCCGCTGCTGGAAAATCCTGGTGCTGCAGGCATTGTTGTCGCAGGTGAAGCGAGGTACCCGCAAGTGCAGCCTGGTCGGGTGACCGACGATCGGCAGATCGGTCACCCGCCGCTGGACGTGGTCTCGCAGCCGGCCCGCCATCCCGCACTCCGCGCAGACCGGGTCCAGTGTGACCGGGGCGCAGAACAGGTGCGTGAGCTCGCCGGCCACGGCGGCGTCGGTGATCGTCACACCGACCTGAGTTGCACATGTTTAGTGCCTGGCGCCTAGCGTCTCGATGATGGCTTGGGTGTCGTCGTCGAGCGGGGTGCGGGCGGTGAGTTCGTGGCCGTCGACGTCGATGACAACGGTGTGGATCCGGCGGAGGGCCCGCACGATCTTCTTGATCGACTGGCAGATAGGGCCAGTGGGTACGCCTAGTCCGGCGATCCGGTACTTGGATTCCGGCGACTCGGTACTCCTTGGGGCGGGCGGGGTGGTCTGCTTGAGTATTTGGAGGGTTGGGGGCCACCGGATATTGCGTTCGGGGGCCAGCAGTATTGCCGTTGGGGGCCGGTGATCGCGACTGTCGGGGCCACCGGCCCCCCGCCGGGGTTTTCGCTACTGGTGCGCTGCGGCGTGCTCGCGCATGTTGTGGGTGCCGGTGTCGATCCAGATGGCGCTGTGGACGATGCGGTCCATGATCGCGTCGGCGTGGACCCCGGAGCCGAGCCGCTGGTGCCAGTCCTTCTTCGCGTACTGGGTGCAGAAGACGGTGGAGCCGGTGTCGTAGCGGCGCTCGAGCAGTTCGAGCAGCATGCTGCGCATCGCCTCATCGGGGTGGTCGAGGAGCCATTCGTCGATGACCAGCAGCGAGAAGGCGGCGTACTTCTTCAGGAACTTCGTCTGCCCCTGCGGTCGGTCTTTCGCCAGCGCCCAGACCTCTTCCAGGTCGGGCATCCGGATGTAGTGCGCCCGGTACCGGTGGGTGCAGGCCTGCTTGGCCAGGGCGCATCCGAGGTAGGACTTGCCCGAGCCGGTGAACCCCTGGAACACGACGTTCTGCTGGCGATCGATGAATGAGCAGGTGGCCAGCTGGGCGAGCACGGCCCGGTTCAGGCCGCGCTCGCCGATCAGGTCCACTCGCCGCAGGTCAGCGCTCGGGTACCGAAGGCCTGCTCGCCGGATCAGGCCGTCGACTTTGGAGTGGTTGAAGCTCTCGTGGGCGTGGTCGACGACCAGCTGCAGCCGCTCATGGAAGCTCATCCCGAGAACGTGGTCCTCGTGTTGGGCCTCGATAGCCTCCAGCAGGGGCTGGGCGCCCAT is a window encoding:
- a CDS encoding ATP-binding protein gives rise to the protein MSAIDIETKRKLREMGAQPLLEAIEAQHEDHVLGMSFHERLQLVVDHAHESFNHSKVDGLIRRAGLRYPSADLRRVDLIGERGLNRAVLAQLATCSFIDRQQNVVFQGFTGSGKSYLGCALAKQACTHRYRAHYIRMPDLEEVWALAKDRPQGQTKFLKKYAAFSLLVIDEWLLDHPDEAMRSMLLELLERRYDTGSTVFCTQYAKKDWHQRLGSGVHADAIMDRIVHSAIWIDTGTHNMREHAAAHQ